One part of the Acidimicrobiales bacterium genome encodes these proteins:
- the proC gene encoding pyrroline-5-carboxylate reductase, with product MTRLLIVGGGRMGEALLGGLIQAGWAPAEQLAVSETDPHRREALADRFPGLATSAEPVAADGVVIAVKPQHVAGVADQLSGLGATTPKRVLSIAAGITLTVLESHLPAGTAVVRAVPNTPSLVGAGAAGISAGTTASVDDLAWATGILEAVGTVIEVPEPQLDAVTGLSGSGPAYVFLVAEALIEAGVLVGLSRTTAIDLTIQLLLGSARLLSEVGDAPAELRAAVTSPGGTTAAGLRELERAGVRAAFLDAVAAATARSRELG from the coding sequence ATGACGCGGCTGCTGATCGTGGGTGGCGGGAGGATGGGCGAAGCCCTCCTCGGTGGACTGATCCAGGCCGGCTGGGCTCCAGCCGAGCAACTCGCCGTCTCCGAGACCGACCCGCACCGCCGCGAGGCGCTCGCCGACCGGTTCCCCGGCCTCGCCACCAGTGCAGAACCCGTCGCTGCCGACGGCGTGGTGATCGCCGTGAAGCCGCAGCACGTCGCAGGCGTCGCCGACCAGCTCAGCGGCCTCGGCGCCACGACACCCAAGCGGGTGTTGTCGATCGCCGCCGGCATCACGCTCACCGTGCTCGAATCGCACCTGCCCGCGGGTACCGCCGTCGTTCGCGCCGTGCCGAACACGCCCTCGCTCGTCGGGGCTGGCGCAGCCGGCATCAGCGCGGGGACCACGGCCAGCGTCGACGACCTCGCGTGGGCGACCGGGATCCTCGAAGCCGTCGGCACCGTGATCGAAGTGCCCGAGCCGCAGCTCGACGCAGTGACCGGGCTGTCCGGCTCGGGTCCCGCTTACGTGTTCCTGGTGGCCGAGGCGCTGATCGAAGCGGGCGTGCTCGTGGGCCTCAGCCGGACCACCGCGATCGACCTGACGATCCAGCTGCTGCTCGGCTCGGCACGCCTGCTCAGCGAAGTGGGCGATGCCCCCGCAGAGCTGCGCGCCGCGGTCACTTCACCGGGCGGCACCACCGCAGCGGGTCTGCGCGAGCTCGAGCGCGCCGGCGTGCGAGCCGCCTTCCTCGACGCCGTGGCCGCCGCAACTGCTCGATCGCGCGAGCTCGGCTGA
- a CDS encoding YbjN domain-containing protein, with product MPNLRESPDPADPPAPDAPATPEELDALDRQIDEWLQDLREDNPVIDVVERGDPGEHRWYARLIGDERGPFTIWLTLRQRSLHHETYVMPAPIERHGELYEHLLRRNARLQAMAFAIGPEDAIYLVGQVPFDEVDEARLDQLIGSVWAYVEQFFGPAMRIGYGSVFRGRRS from the coding sequence ATGCCGAACCTGCGGGAGTCGCCCGACCCAGCGGACCCGCCCGCGCCCGACGCCCCGGCCACACCCGAGGAGCTCGACGCACTCGACCGGCAGATCGACGAATGGCTGCAAGACCTGCGCGAGGACAACCCGGTCATCGACGTGGTGGAGCGCGGCGATCCGGGTGAGCACCGGTGGTACGCCCGCCTCATCGGCGACGAGCGGGGACCGTTCACCATCTGGTTGACGCTCCGCCAACGATCGCTGCACCACGAGACGTACGTCATGCCGGCGCCCATCGAGCGGCACGGCGAGCTGTACGAGCACTTGCTCCGGCGCAACGCGCGGCTGCAGGCGATGGCCTTCGCGATCGGGCCGGAGGACGCGATCTACCTCGTCGGCCAAGTGCCGTTCGACGAGGTCGACGAGGCGCGCCTCGATCAGCTGATCGGGTCGGTGTGGGCTTACGTCGAGCAGTTCTTCGGCCCTGCCATGCGGATCGGCTACGGCTCGGTGTTCCGCGGTCGACGGTCGTAG